The genomic region AGTCGCAGGTAACGATGAAGGATCTCACTTCTGGCGAAGACGCGCCTTGCGCCCTCCCGGCTTCGCCAAACGCCCCTGAGAACCCTGCGCAAAGTAGAGCCGCTCGGACGAGCCACCCTCCCCATCCGTTCCCGGCCATGAATGCCCACCCCTCTCGACACGTTTGCCTCGGATCGGGCTTTGGTGCTCCGGTCTGGCCGAATGATGTCGTCCTCAGCCCTCCGCCTTCTCCCGGCGCCGGGAAGCCCCGGGCCGGGGGGCGATCGCGTAGGGGCGGATCAGGACGGCGGCGGGAATCTGGAGCTCGTCATGGAGGCGGTTGGCGGCGGCGAGCGTCAGGCCCCGCTTGCGGCTCAGGAACTCCGAGACGCGCGACTTCGAACCGAACACGGCGGTCAGCCTGTCGCGCGGGATGCGCCGGTCCGCCATCACGGACTTCACCGCCTCCACCGCGTCCGGCGCCTCGATCGGCCAGACCTTGGCCTCGTAGGCCTCGATCAGGGCGGACAGAACGTCGAAGCGGTCGGCCGCCTCGCTGCCGGGCGCGGGCTCGTCGAGGAAATAGCGCTCCACCTCAGCCAAGGCCCAGTCGTAATCGGCTTCGGTGCGGATCGGGCGAATGTCCATCAGACGGTCTCCGGGTTGATGCGGTCGTACTCGGCATGGGTTCCCACGAACTTCACCAGCACGCGGCGGAACGTGTAGGAGACATGAACGATCAGGCGGAACTTGTTGCCTCCGATGTCGAAGATCACCCTGTTGTCTCCGACGAAATCGACATT from Aureimonas sp. AU20 harbors:
- a CDS encoding helix-turn-helix domain-containing protein, which translates into the protein MDIRPIRTEADYDWALAEVERYFLDEPAPGSEAADRFDVLSALIEAYEAKVWPIEAPDAVEAVKSVMADRRIPRDRLTAVFGSKSRVSEFLSRKRGLTLAAANRLHDELQIPAAVLIRPYAIAPRPGASRRREKAEG
- a CDS encoding type II toxin-antitoxin system HigB family toxin: MQILSKRTLRQFWEVHPHAESPLRTWHALVEKAEWATPNDIKSQFGANVDFVGDNRVIFDIGGNKFRLIVHVSYTFRRVLVKFVGTHAEYDRINPETV